A window of Halomonas sp. H10-9-1 contains these coding sequences:
- the ugpC gene encoding sn-glycerol-3-phosphate ABC transporter ATP-binding protein UgpC — protein sequence MASVTLDKVNKVFGSTHIIKDVDLDIGDGEFVVFVGPSGCGKSTLLRLIAGLESISDGTLSIGETVVNELPPRERGVGMVFQSYALYPHMTVYENMAFGLKLAKASQETVEDRVMATARILQLEELLDRKPKALSGGQRQRVAMGRAMAREPRILLFDEPLSNLDASLRVQMRNEIARLHNRLGSTMIYVTHDQVEAMTLADKIVVLNGGRIEQVGSPHELYQRPATRFVAGFIGSPTMNFMPASLAGQAEAGCRVQVEGIGELSLPQAAGEHAAGTALTLGVRPEHLRLEAASGDNAFEIVNVEYLGNEVYVYLEPRAGETLLIHRSEAPSRWQEGQRVALVPDPQHVHLFDANDRALKASRARAVA from the coding sequence ATGGCAAGCGTCACTCTCGACAAGGTCAACAAGGTCTTCGGCAGCACCCACATCATCAAGGACGTGGACCTGGATATCGGCGACGGCGAGTTCGTGGTCTTCGTCGGCCCCTCGGGCTGCGGCAAGTCGACCCTGCTGCGGCTGATCGCCGGGCTGGAGTCGATCAGCGACGGCACGCTCAGCATCGGCGAGACGGTGGTCAACGAGCTGCCGCCCCGGGAGCGCGGCGTGGGCATGGTGTTCCAGTCCTATGCCCTCTACCCGCACATGACCGTCTACGAGAACATGGCCTTCGGCCTCAAGCTGGCCAAGGCCAGCCAGGAGACGGTGGAGGATCGCGTGATGGCCACGGCGCGCATCCTGCAGCTCGAGGAGCTGCTCGACCGCAAGCCCAAGGCGCTCTCCGGCGGCCAGCGCCAGCGCGTGGCCATGGGTCGCGCCATGGCCCGCGAGCCGCGCATCCTGCTGTTCGACGAGCCGCTCTCCAACCTGGACGCCTCGCTGCGCGTGCAGATGCGCAACGAGATCGCCCGGCTACACAACCGGCTGGGCTCGACCATGATCTATGTCACCCACGACCAGGTGGAGGCCATGACCCTGGCCGACAAGATCGTGGTGCTCAACGGCGGACGCATCGAGCAGGTGGGCAGCCCCCACGAGCTCTACCAGCGGCCGGCGACCAGGTTCGTCGCCGGCTTCATCGGCTCGCCGACCATGAACTTCATGCCGGCGAGCCTGGCCGGCCAGGCCGAGGCGGGCTGCCGGGTGCAGGTCGAGGGCATCGGCGAGCTGAGCCTGCCCCAGGCGGCGGGCGAGCATGCCGCCGGCACGGCGCTGACCCTGGGCGTTCGCCCCGAGCACCTGCGCCTGGAGGCGGCCAGCGGCGACAACGCCTTCGAGATCGTCAACGTCGAGTACCTGGGCAACGAGGTCTACGTCTACCTGGAACCCAGGGCCGGCGAGACCCTGCTGATCCATCGCAGCGAGGCGCCCAGCCGCTGGCAGGAGGGGCAGCGGGTGGCGCTGGTGCCGGACCCGCAACACGTGCACCTGTTCGATGCGAACGATCGCGCCCTGAAGGCCAGCCGGGCCCGAGCCGTGGCCTGA
- the malE gene encoding maltose/maltodextrin ABC transporter substrate-binding protein MalE — protein MTPSRRGFLFPLLAAALGSGLALPAVAFDADKLTIWMGDNKGPEGIREVGRRFTADTGVEVEVVHPDNLTDRFQQAAGSGQGPDIVIWAHDRLGEWAQSGLLTPLSPSDDFRGRYFDFTWDATLWNGETYGYPISVESLGLIYNKALVDEAPESFAELMALDAELAEQGRKAILFDYSEPYYGWILLAANGGYPFRQTETGFDVSDIGVNNAGALQGAELLRELIERDVVPRGTDYSVMDTRFNRGEVATMISGPWAWGNLERSGIDYGVALLPRVGDERARPMFGVMTAMINAATPNDFLAVEFLENYLLDEAGLRTFNGDGTLGAVAHVAYQRELAEDPAIAATLANAEIGMPMPNIPEMGAFWAAMEPALQNIGSGRQTPQEALDAAARRMRQ, from the coding sequence ATGACGCCATCACGCCGTGGTTTCCTGTTCCCGCTGCTGGCCGCCGCCCTGGGGAGCGGCCTCGCCCTGCCCGCCGTGGCCTTCGACGCCGACAAGCTGACCATCTGGATGGGCGACAACAAGGGGCCGGAGGGCATCCGAGAGGTCGGCCGCCGGTTCACCGCCGATACCGGGGTCGAGGTGGAGGTCGTCCATCCCGACAACCTCACCGACCGCTTCCAGCAGGCCGCCGGCAGCGGACAGGGCCCGGATATCGTGATCTGGGCCCATGACCGCCTGGGCGAATGGGCCCAGAGCGGGCTGCTGACGCCGCTCTCCCCGAGCGACGACTTCCGTGGCCGCTACTTCGACTTCACCTGGGACGCCACCCTGTGGAACGGCGAGACCTACGGCTACCCGATCTCCGTGGAGTCGCTGGGGCTGATCTACAACAAGGCGCTCGTCGACGAGGCCCCGGAGAGCTTCGCCGAACTGATGGCATTGGATGCCGAGCTGGCCGAGCAGGGCAGGAAGGCGATCCTCTTCGACTACAGCGAGCCCTACTACGGCTGGATCCTGCTGGCGGCCAACGGCGGCTACCCCTTCCGCCAGACCGAGACGGGCTTCGACGTCAGCGACATCGGGGTCAACAACGCGGGGGCCCTGCAGGGCGCCGAGCTGCTGCGCGAGCTGATCGAACGGGACGTGGTGCCCCGCGGCACCGACTACAGCGTGATGGATACCCGCTTCAATCGCGGCGAGGTGGCCACCATGATCAGCGGGCCCTGGGCCTGGGGCAACCTGGAGCGCAGCGGGATCGACTACGGCGTGGCCCTGCTGCCCAGGGTGGGCGACGAGCGCGCCAGGCCGATGTTCGGCGTCATGACGGCGATGATCAACGCCGCCACGCCCAACGACTTCCTGGCCGTGGAGTTCCTCGAGAACTACCTGCTCGACGAGGCGGGGCTGCGTACCTTCAACGGCGACGGCACCCTGGGCGCGGTGGCCCATGTGGCCTACCAGCGGGAGCTGGCGGAGGACCCCGCGATCGCCGCCACCCTGGCCAACGCCGAGATCGGCATGCCGATGCCCAACATCCCCGAGATGGGCGCCTTCTGGGCCGCCATGGAGCCGGCGCTGCAGAACATCGGCAGTGGCCGCCAGACCCCGCAGGAGGCGCTGGACGCCGCCGCCCGCCGCATGCGCCAGTAA
- a CDS encoding carbohydrate ABC transporter permease, producing MTSRWFNKLAARVGFWGLVALVVVVAVFPFYYAVITSFKPSGDLFRVELWPSTWDLANYVQVFTQRSFIQAIFNSILVATSVVFIALLLGITASYALGRVRFRGRSTVLLVILGVSMFPQVAVLSGLFEVIRALNLYNNPGGLILSYTIFTLPFTVWVLTTFMRQLPMELEEAAIMDGATPLVTITKVFLPLMWPAMATTGLLAFIAAWNEFLFALTFTLTDSQRTVPVAIALLSGGSAYELPWGPIMAASVIVTVPLVVLVIIFQRRIVSGLTAGAVKG from the coding sequence ATGACCTCGCGCTGGTTCAACAAGCTCGCCGCACGGGTCGGCTTCTGGGGGCTGGTGGCCCTGGTGGTGGTCGTCGCCGTGTTCCCCTTCTATTACGCCGTGATCACCTCCTTCAAGCCGTCCGGCGACCTCTTCCGGGTCGAGCTGTGGCCCAGCACCTGGGATCTCGCCAACTACGTGCAGGTGTTCACCCAGCGCAGCTTCATCCAGGCGATCTTCAACTCGATCCTGGTCGCCACCAGCGTGGTGTTCATCGCCCTGCTGCTCGGCATCACCGCCTCCTACGCCCTGGGCCGGGTGCGCTTCCGCGGCCGCTCCACGGTGCTGCTGGTGATCCTGGGCGTATCGATGTTCCCCCAGGTAGCGGTGCTCTCCGGGCTCTTCGAGGTGATCCGCGCGCTCAACCTCTATAACAACCCGGGCGGCCTGATCCTGAGCTACACCATCTTCACCCTGCCCTTCACCGTCTGGGTGCTGACCACCTTCATGCGCCAGCTGCCCATGGAGCTCGAGGAGGCGGCGATTATGGACGGGGCCACCCCCTTGGTCACCATCACCAAGGTGTTCCTGCCGCTGATGTGGCCGGCCATGGCGACGACAGGGTTATTAGCCTTTATCGCCGCCTGGAACGAGTTCCTCTTCGCTCTGACCTTCACCCTGACCGACAGCCAGCGCACCGTGCCGGTGGCCATCGCCCTGCTCTCCGGCGGCAGCGCCTACGAGCTGCCCTGGGGCCCGATCATGGCCGCCTCGGTGATCGTCACCGTGCCCCTGGTGGTGCTGGTGATCATCTTCCAGCGGCGTATCGTCTCCGGCCTCACCGCCGGCGCGGTCAAGGGGTAA
- a CDS encoding alpha-glucosidase family protein has product MQDNTLWWRGGVIYQIYPRSFMDANGDGIGDLTGITEKLDYVASLGVDGIWLSPFFTSPMLDFGYDVSDYRDVDPMFGTLEDFKALLTRAHALGLKVMIDQVISHTSDQHPWFQESRADRTNARADWYVWADPKPDGTPPNNWLSIFGGPAWTFDPRRRQYYLHNFLTSQPDLNFHHPEVRAAQLDNMRFWLELGVDGFRLDTVNFYFHDAELRDNPPVPEGEAKTLGAPEANPYTWQRHVYDLSRPENLDFLRELRALMDEYPGTTTVGEIGDDNPLERMAEYTAGGDKLHMAYTFDLLNAPHSAAYLREVIERFQRLAGDAWPCWALSNHDVVRSATRWGADEDPLAYPKAALAMLFSLRGSVCLYQGEELGLPEAEVPFERLQDPYGKVLWPAFKGRDGCRTPMPWENSANGGFTAPGVEPWLPVEARHLPLSVARQEDDSASVLNATRRLLAFRARHPALFDGELRLVDVGDALLGFVRERAGERILCLFNLTAEPRETRLPLAVDHALEGHGFTASLDGDTLRLPAYQAAWFAVS; this is encoded by the coding sequence ATGCAAGACAATACCCTCTGGTGGCGCGGCGGCGTCATCTACCAGATCTACCCGCGCAGCTTCATGGACGCCAATGGTGACGGCATCGGCGACCTCACGGGCATCACCGAGAAGCTGGACTACGTGGCCTCGCTGGGCGTGGACGGCATCTGGCTGTCGCCCTTCTTCACCTCGCCGATGCTCGACTTCGGTTACGACGTCAGCGACTACCGCGACGTCGACCCGATGTTCGGCACGCTCGAGGACTTCAAGGCGCTGCTGACCCGGGCCCACGCGCTGGGCCTGAAGGTGATGATCGACCAGGTGATCAGCCACACCTCCGACCAGCACCCCTGGTTCCAGGAGAGCCGCGCCGATCGCACCAACGCCAGGGCCGACTGGTACGTGTGGGCCGACCCCAAGCCCGACGGCACGCCCCCCAACAACTGGCTGTCGATCTTCGGCGGGCCGGCCTGGACCTTCGACCCGCGCCGCCGCCAGTACTACCTGCACAACTTCCTGACCAGCCAGCCGGACCTCAACTTCCACCACCCGGAGGTGAGGGCCGCCCAGCTGGACAACATGCGCTTCTGGCTGGAGCTGGGGGTGGACGGCTTCCGCCTGGACACCGTCAACTTCTACTTCCACGACGCCGAGCTGCGTGACAACCCGCCGGTCCCCGAGGGGGAGGCCAAGACCCTGGGCGCCCCGGAGGCCAACCCCTACACCTGGCAGCGCCACGTCTACGACCTGAGCCGCCCGGAGAACCTCGATTTCCTGCGCGAGCTGCGCGCGCTGATGGACGAGTACCCCGGGACCACCACGGTGGGCGAGATCGGCGACGACAATCCGCTGGAGCGCATGGCCGAGTACACCGCCGGCGGCGACAAGCTGCATATGGCCTACACCTTCGACCTGCTCAACGCGCCCCACTCGGCGGCCTATCTACGCGAAGTGATCGAGCGCTTCCAACGCCTGGCCGGCGACGCCTGGCCCTGCTGGGCGCTCTCCAACCACGACGTGGTGAGAAGCGCCACGCGCTGGGGCGCGGATGAGGACCCGCTCGCCTACCCCAAGGCGGCCCTGGCCATGCTCTTCTCGCTACGCGGCAGCGTCTGCCTCTACCAGGGCGAGGAGCTGGGCCTGCCGGAGGCGGAGGTGCCCTTCGAGCGCCTCCAGGACCCCTACGGCAAGGTGCTGTGGCCGGCGTTCAAGGGCCGCGACGGCTGCCGCACCCCCATGCCCTGGGAGAACAGCGCGAACGGCGGCTTCACCGCCCCGGGCGTCGAGCCCTGGCTGCCCGTGGAGGCGCGCCACCTGCCCCTCTCGGTGGCGCGGCAGGAGGACGACAGCGCGTCGGTGCTCAACGCCACCCGCCGCCTGCTGGCGTTCCGCGCCAGGCACCCTGCGCTGTTCGACGGCGAGCTGCGCCTGGTCGACGTGGGCGACGCGCTGCTCGGCTTCGTCCGCGAAAGGGCGGGCGAGCGGATCCTCTGCCTCTTCAACCTGACCGCCGAGCCCCGGGAGACCCGGCTGCCGCTGGCGGTCGACCACGCCCTCGAGGGCCATGGCTTCACGGCCTCCCTCGACGGCGACACCCTGCGGCTGCCGGCCTACCAGGCCGCCTGGTTCGCGGTATCCTGA
- a CDS encoding sugar ABC transporter permease has translation MTSTVNDSAPAAARPLSGQYRSTKVRRQRVRAAWTFLAPMLVTLALVAGWPLIRTFYFSFTDASLSDLGNVFFIGLENYLVLDDGRWYGVLADPVWWRSVWNTFFFAIVSVSLEVVFGVIVALILNAEFKGRTLVRAAVLIPWAIPTIVSAQMWAWMLNDQFGIINELLMTLGLIADPIAWTADASYSMWAVIMVDVWKTTPFVALLALAAMQMLPKDCYEAAEVDGIHPVRVFFRVTLPLITPALMVAVIFRLLDALRVFDVIYVLTSNSTSTMSMSIYARQQLVEFQDVGYGSAASTLLFLIIALATIAYLYLGRKQLNLGGDA, from the coding sequence ATGACCTCTACCGTCAACGACAGCGCGCCCGCCGCGGCGCGCCCCCTCTCCGGCCAGTACCGCAGCACCAAGGTACGCCGCCAGCGGGTGCGCGCCGCCTGGACCTTCCTGGCGCCGATGCTGGTGACCCTGGCCCTGGTGGCCGGCTGGCCGCTGATCCGCACCTTCTACTTCAGCTTCACCGATGCCTCGCTGTCGGACCTCGGCAACGTCTTCTTCATCGGGCTGGAGAACTACCTGGTCCTGGACGATGGCCGCTGGTACGGCGTGCTCGCCGACCCCGTCTGGTGGCGCTCGGTGTGGAACACCTTCTTCTTCGCCATCGTCTCGGTGTCGCTGGAGGTGGTGTTCGGGGTGATCGTCGCGCTGATCCTCAACGCCGAGTTCAAGGGCCGCACCCTGGTGCGCGCCGCGGTGCTGATCCCCTGGGCGATCCCCACCATCGTCTCGGCGCAGATGTGGGCCTGGATGCTCAACGACCAGTTCGGGATCATCAACGAGCTGCTGATGACGCTGGGCCTCATCGCCGACCCCATCGCCTGGACGGCGGATGCCAGCTACTCCATGTGGGCGGTGATCATGGTCGACGTGTGGAAGACCACGCCCTTCGTCGCCCTGCTGGCGCTGGCCGCCATGCAGATGCTCCCCAAGGACTGCTACGAGGCCGCCGAGGTGGACGGCATCCACCCGGTCAGGGTGTTCTTCCGGGTCACCCTGCCGCTGATCACCCCGGCGCTGATGGTGGCGGTGATCTTCCGCCTGCTCGACGCCCTGCGGGTGTTCGACGTCATCTACGTGCTGACCTCGAACTCCACCAGCACCATGTCCATGTCGATCTACGCCCGCCAGCAGCTCGTCGAGTTCCAGGACGTGGGCTACGGCAGCGCCGCCTCGACCCTGCTGTTCCTGATCATCGCCCTGGCGACCATCGCCTATCTCTACTTGGGCCGCAAGCAACTCAACCTGGGAGGTGACGCATGA
- a CDS encoding ABC transporter substrate-binding protein, whose translation MLKTPLITAIALGSAALAGTGHAQAADLTISCGAVGAELTLCEEGVRTWEEKTGHEVDIVSTPNSSTERLSLYQQILSANSSDIDVMQIDVVWPGLLANHLLDLREALGDEAGKGHFPAIVENNTVDGRLVAMPWFTDAGVLYYRKDLLEKYGFEAPATWAELTEIAREIKAAEREAGNERMHGFVFQGRAYEGLTVNALEWVASHGGGTLVEPDGEISINNPRAAAALDLAASWVGDIAPDGVLNYTEEEARGVFQGGNAVFMRNWPYAWSLAQSEGSEVRDKVGVTQLPAGGDGGESRNAAGLGGWNLAVSRYSENPELAVDLVAFLTGHDEQKRRAIEASYNPTLEALYQDEEVLEAVPFFGELYDTFVNAVARPSAVTGDAYGRVSNAFFSASHDVLSGSRSGEQAVADLERELSRVKRRNW comes from the coding sequence ATGCTCAAGACGCCTCTCATCACCGCCATCGCCCTGGGTTCCGCCGCGCTGGCCGGCACCGGCCACGCCCAGGCGGCGGACCTGACCATCTCCTGTGGCGCCGTCGGCGCCGAGCTGACCCTCTGCGAGGAGGGCGTGCGCACCTGGGAGGAAAAGACCGGCCACGAGGTCGATATCGTCTCCACCCCCAACTCCTCCACCGAGCGCCTGTCGCTCTACCAGCAGATCCTCTCCGCCAACTCCAGCGACATCGACGTGATGCAGATCGACGTGGTCTGGCCGGGCCTGCTCGCCAACCACCTGCTCGACCTGCGCGAGGCGCTGGGTGACGAGGCCGGCAAGGGACACTTCCCCGCGATCGTCGAGAACAACACCGTCGATGGCCGCCTGGTGGCGATGCCCTGGTTCACCGATGCCGGGGTGCTCTACTACCGCAAGGACCTGCTCGAGAAGTACGGCTTCGAGGCACCCGCGACCTGGGCCGAGCTTACCGAGATCGCTCGCGAGATCAAGGCGGCCGAACGCGAGGCCGGCAACGAGCGCATGCACGGCTTCGTGTTCCAGGGCCGGGCCTACGAGGGTCTGACCGTCAACGCCCTGGAGTGGGTGGCGAGCCACGGTGGCGGCACCCTGGTGGAGCCCGACGGCGAGATCAGCATCAACAACCCCCGCGCTGCGGCCGCCCTGGACCTGGCCGCCAGCTGGGTCGGCGACATCGCTCCCGACGGGGTCCTCAACTACACCGAGGAGGAGGCCCGCGGGGTCTTCCAGGGCGGCAATGCCGTGTTCATGCGCAACTGGCCCTATGCCTGGTCCCTGGCCCAGAGCGAGGGCAGCGAGGTGCGCGACAAGGTCGGCGTGACCCAGCTGCCGGCGGGCGGCGATGGCGGCGAGAGCAGAAACGCGGCGGGCCTGGGCGGCTGGAACCTGGCGGTCTCCCGCTACAGCGAGAATCCCGAACTGGCCGTGGACCTGGTCGCCTTCCTGACCGGGCATGACGAGCAGAAGCGTCGCGCTATCGAGGCCTCCTACAACCCGACCCTCGAGGCCCTCTACCAGGACGAGGAGGTGCTGGAGGCCGTGCCCTTCTTCGGCGAGCTCTACGACACCTTCGTCAACGCCGTGGCCCGCCCCTCGGCGGTGACCGGTGACGCCTACGGCCGGGTCAGCAACGCCTTCTTCAGCGCCAGCCATGACGTGCTCTCCGGCAGCCGCAGCGGCGAGCAGGCCGTGGCCGACCTCGAGCGCGAGCTCTCGCGCGTCAAGCGCCGCAACTGGTAA
- the malF gene encoding maltose ABC transporter permease MalF, which yields MYTTNASRGLPRHRSRHPAERYARWAARALVAALVVGLMWLVVAFHLNGQWMFALLFLVLGAALAVVFTRRSLMSHRYIFPAVAGLGVFVIFPLVYTFGISFSNYSSSNLLSEERVRAQLLSRTYQEEGAAFGFSLHREGELVRLYLEAEGGPTGEGAKRFTSPPLNLANREERRIGVQPADRAPAAEPLPMREVIAARGALQGLRLVTPEGLELRMSGLRHFAPMLDRYEARDDGSLFDRRDDRVLTPDQQIGFFVTDDGETITPGWPVAVGLDNYTRIFADPDIRGPFLQIFVWTFAFAGLTVLFTLAVGFVLAALLQWDQLRGKAIYRTLLILPYAVPAFISILIFKGMFNQHFGEVNMILDGLFGIRPEWFTDPWLARTMLLVVNTWLGYPYMLLLCMGLIQSIPRDLFEASAVDGGGPLTNLFRITLPLIIRPLTPLLIAAFAFNFNNFVLIALLTGGNPDILGASTPAGTTDLLVSYTYRIAFQDAGQNFGLAAAIATLIFLLVAGLSLLNLRLSRVKV from the coding sequence ATGTACACCACCAACGCCTCCCGGGGGCTGCCGCGACACCGGTCGCGCCATCCCGCGGAACGCTACGCCCGCTGGGCGGCCCGCGCCCTGGTCGCCGCCCTGGTCGTGGGCCTGATGTGGCTGGTCGTCGCCTTCCACCTCAACGGCCAATGGATGTTCGCGCTGCTCTTCCTGGTGCTGGGCGCCGCCCTGGCGGTGGTCTTCACCCGCCGCAGCCTGATGAGTCACCGCTACATCTTCCCCGCCGTGGCCGGCCTCGGCGTCTTCGTGATCTTCCCGCTGGTCTACACCTTCGGCATCAGCTTCAGCAACTACAGCTCGAGCAACCTGCTCAGCGAGGAGCGGGTCCGCGCGCAGCTCCTCTCGCGCACCTATCAGGAGGAGGGCGCCGCCTTCGGCTTCTCGCTGCACCGCGAGGGCGAGCTCGTCAGGCTCTACCTGGAAGCCGAGGGCGGCCCGACCGGGGAAGGCGCCAAGCGCTTCACGAGCCCGCCGCTTAACCTGGCCAACCGGGAGGAGCGCCGGATCGGCGTCCAGCCCGCCGACCGGGCCCCGGCTGCCGAACCGCTGCCGATGCGCGAGGTGATCGCCGCCCGCGGCGCCCTGCAGGGACTGCGCCTGGTCACCCCCGAGGGCCTCGAGCTGCGCATGTCGGGGCTGCGCCATTTCGCCCCGATGCTCGACCGCTACGAGGCCCGCGACGACGGCAGCCTGTTCGACCGCCGCGACGACCGGGTGCTGACGCCGGACCAGCAGATCGGCTTCTTCGTCACCGACGACGGCGAGACCATCACCCCGGGGTGGCCGGTGGCGGTCGGCCTGGACAACTACACCCGGATCTTCGCCGACCCGGACATCCGCGGCCCCTTCCTGCAGATCTTCGTCTGGACCTTCGCCTTCGCCGGGCTGACCGTGCTGTTCACCCTGGCGGTGGGCTTCGTGCTGGCCGCCCTGCTGCAGTGGGATCAGCTGCGCGGCAAGGCGATCTACCGCACGCTGCTGATCCTGCCCTACGCGGTACCCGCCTTCATCTCGATCCTGATCTTCAAGGGGATGTTCAACCAGCACTTCGGCGAGGTGAACATGATCCTCGACGGCCTGTTCGGCATTCGCCCGGAGTGGTTCACCGACCCCTGGCTGGCCCGCACGATGCTGCTGGTGGTCAACACCTGGCTCGGCTACCCCTACATGCTGCTGCTGTGCATGGGGCTGATCCAGTCGATCCCGCGGGACCTCTTCGAGGCCTCGGCGGTGGACGGCGGCGGTCCGCTCACCAACCTGTTCCGGATCACCCTGCCGCTGATCATCAGGCCACTGACGCCCCTGCTGATCGCCGCCTTCGCCTTCAACTTCAACAACTTCGTCCTGATCGCCCTGCTCACCGGCGGCAACCCGGACATCCTCGGCGCCAGCACGCCGGCGGGCACCACCGACCTGCTGGTCAGCTACACCTACCGCATCGCCTTCCAGGATGCCGGCCAGAACTTCGGCCTGGCCGCCGCCATCGCCACCCTGATCTTCCTGCTGGTGGCCGGCCTGTCGCTGCTCAACCTGCGGCTGTCCAGGGTCAAGGTCTGA
- a CDS encoding LacI family DNA-binding transcriptional regulator, whose translation MTAPTRRITLKDLARELGVSTATVSNAFNRPDQLSPALRERILCEASRLGYHGPDAKARSLRTGRSRIIAVILAESLTYSLNDAVASEFLSGVAEVLDAQGHTLLLLSSRQTQGQVPGSASMADGFIVYGLMPSPSLLGRLPAQASLVSVDSEIAGRPTVHVDNEAACLAIARHALRTPPRRPAIVNLRLTAEPCNGRITPAHALLGADQTITRSRLTAFHRALAEHGIDPAGVPMWNIEENTFEVCAPVIEAILDSPDDERPDLLLCMSDRIALTAVTLAEQRGLRIPGDLRITGFDGIAEGQYRAPRLTTIRQDSTEKGRTAARIILGLAPAEPSLLPTELVIGASCP comes from the coding sequence ATGACCGCACCAACGCGCCGCATCACCTTGAAGGACCTGGCCCGTGAGCTCGGGGTCTCCACCGCCACCGTCTCCAACGCCTTCAACCGGCCGGACCAGCTCTCGCCCGCCCTGCGCGAGCGCATCCTCTGCGAGGCCAGCCGGCTGGGCTACCACGGCCCCGATGCCAAGGCGCGCAGCCTGCGCACCGGGCGCTCGCGGATCATCGCGGTGATCCTCGCCGAGAGCCTCACCTACAGCCTCAACGACGCCGTGGCGAGCGAGTTCCTCTCGGGGGTGGCCGAGGTGCTCGACGCCCAGGGCCACACCCTGCTGCTGCTCTCCTCGCGCCAGACCCAGGGCCAGGTCCCGGGCTCGGCGAGCATGGCCGACGGCTTCATCGTCTACGGCCTGATGCCGAGCCCCTCGCTGCTCGGCCGGCTGCCTGCCCAGGCTTCGCTGGTTTCGGTGGACTCCGAAATCGCCGGCCGCCCCACCGTCCACGTCGACAACGAGGCCGCCTGCCTCGCCATCGCCCGCCACGCCCTGCGGACGCCCCCGCGGCGGCCGGCCATCGTCAACCTGCGCCTCACCGCCGAGCCCTGCAACGGCCGCATCACCCCGGCCCATGCCCTGCTGGGAGCCGATCAGACCATCACCCGCTCGCGCCTGACCGCCTTCCACCGCGCCCTGGCGGAGCACGGGATCGACCCGGCCGGGGTGCCGATGTGGAACATCGAGGAGAACACCTTCGAGGTCTGCGCCCCGGTGATCGAGGCGATCCTCGACTCGCCAGACGACGAGCGCCCCGACCTGCTGCTCTGCATGTCCGACCGCATCGCGCTGACCGCCGTCACCCTGGCCGAGCAGCGCGGCCTGCGCATCCCCGGGGACCTGCGGATCACCGGCTTTGACGGCATCGCCGAGGGGCAGTACCGGGCCCCTCGCCTCACCACGATCCGCCAGGACAGTACCGAGAAGGGCCGCACCGCCGCCCGCATCATCCTCGGCCTCGCTCCGGCCGAACCCAGCCTGCTGCCCACCGAACTGGTGATCGGCGCCAGCTGCCCCTGA
- the malG gene encoding maltose ABC transporter permease MalG: MDMVQPRSIRARRLAAHLALLGFVSLIVFPLLLVISISFREGNFASGSLIPERFSLEHWALAFGIPWERADGSVVQPPFPVLLWLWNSVKVALVSSLLILALATTSAYAFARMRFRGKAPILKGMLIFQMFPAVLSLVALYALFDRLGQLVPWLGINTHGALIVASLGAVALHIWTIKGYFESIDGSLEEAAMVDGASTWQAFRYILLPLSVPILMVVFILAFVMSIMEYPMASVLLVDEHKLTLAVGAQQYLADHNQRWGNFAAAAVLSGLPITVAFLVCQRWIIGGLTAGGVKG; this comes from the coding sequence ATGGACATGGTTCAACCCCGCTCGATCCGTGCCCGGCGGCTTGCCGCCCACCTAGCGCTGCTCGGCTTCGTCTCGCTGATCGTCTTCCCGCTTCTGCTGGTGATCTCGATCTCCTTCCGCGAGGGCAACTTCGCCAGCGGCAGCCTGATTCCCGAGCGCTTCTCGCTGGAGCACTGGGCCCTGGCCTTCGGCATCCCCTGGGAGCGGGCCGACGGCAGCGTGGTCCAGCCACCCTTCCCGGTGCTGCTGTGGCTGTGGAACTCGGTGAAGGTCGCGCTGGTGTCGTCGCTGCTGATCCTGGCGCTCGCCACCACCAGCGCCTACGCCTTCGCTCGCATGCGCTTCCGCGGCAAGGCGCCGATCCTCAAGGGCATGCTGATCTTCCAGATGTTCCCGGCGGTGCTCTCGCTGGTGGCACTCTATGCGCTGTTCGATCGCCTGGGCCAGCTGGTGCCCTGGCTGGGCATCAACACCCATGGCGCCCTGATCGTCGCCTCGCTGGGGGCGGTGGCCCTGCACATCTGGACCATCAAGGGCTACTTCGAATCCATCGACGGTTCTCTGGAGGAGGCCGCCATGGTCGACGGCGCCAGCACCTGGCAGGCCTTCCGCTACATCCTGCTGCCGCTGTCGGTGCCGATCCTGATGGTGGTCTTCATCCTCGCCTTCGTGATGAGCATCATGGAGTACCCCATGGCCTCGGTGCTGCTGGTCGACGAGCACAAGCTGACGCTCGCCGTGGGGGCCCAGCAGTACCTGGCCGACCACAACCAGCGCTGGGGCAACTTCGCCGCCGCCGCGGTGCTCTCGGGCCTGCCCATCACCGTGGCCTTCCTGGTCTGCCAGCGCTGGATCATCGGCGGGCTCACCGCCGGCGGCGTGAAAGGCTAG